The proteins below are encoded in one region of Candidatus Methylomirabilota bacterium:
- a CDS encoding histidine phosphatase family protein has translation MSRLLLARHGQSVSNAVRRFQGVQDVALSELGARQAEALGQAIRRLRIAAVYTSPLERARRTAEIAAAGLGVPLTPVHDLRELSLGDWEGRTVEEIRALPGDPYEQWVRDPVACLPPGAEPLPEVQARVVSAMADIAAAHPNGQQVLVVCHGGVISAYLAHCLGLPLSSIWRLTLSNCSITEVAPPSVRSVNSTRHLAGLGGGAPLSPSRLGL, from the coding sequence ATGAGCCGCCTCCTCCTCGCGCGCCACGGGCAGTCCGTGTCGAATGCCGTGCGCCGCTTCCAGGGCGTGCAGGACGTGGCGCTCTCTGAGCTGGGCGCGCGCCAGGCCGAGGCGCTCGGCCAGGCGATCCGCCGGCTGCGCATCGCCGCGGTCTACACGAGCCCGCTCGAGCGCGCGCGGCGAACGGCCGAGATCGCCGCCGCGGGCCTCGGCGTGCCGCTGACGCCGGTGCACGATCTGCGCGAGCTGTCGCTAGGAGATTGGGAAGGGCGCACCGTGGAGGAGATCCGGGCGCTGCCGGGCGACCCGTACGAGCAGTGGGTGCGTGACCCCGTCGCCTGCCTCCCGCCGGGCGCCGAGCCGCTGCCCGAAGTCCAGGCGCGCGTGGTGAGCGCCATGGCGGACATCGCGGCCGCCCATCCCAATGGCCAGCAGGTGCTGGTCGTCTGCCATGGCGGCGTCATCAGCGCGTACCTGGCCCACTGCCTGGGGCTGCCGCTCTCCTCCATCTGGCGCCTGACGCTGTCGAACTGCTCGATAACGGAAGTCGCGCCGCCCTCCGTACGCTCCGTCAACAGCACCCGGCACCTTGCGGGGCTCGGCGGCGGCGCCCCGCTGTCGCCCTCGAGGCTCGGGCTCTAG
- the gltX gene encoding glutamate--tRNA ligase: MFDTVRVRFAPSPTGSFHVGGARTALFNWAFARHHKGVFILRIEDTDRSRSTEEHIVQILDVLRWLGLDWDEGPPASGYRQTERFEIYRAHGERLLLDGRAYRCRCTPEILDALRAAAKARKEQFRYPGTCREAGVPASEPHALRLKMPLGGQTVVEDAILGTVTFANDTLDDWILVRTDGTPTYNFCVVVDDVTMKITHVIRGNDHLNNTPKQIACYAALGYATPVFAHIPMILAPDRSKMSKRHGATTIEEFRDQGILPEALVNYLARLGWSHGDQEIFSREQIVEHFALAQVGKAGAVFDREKLLWVSHEWIMAAAPECLAGALAPFFARALGAAPVDPARLAAIAASLKERSRTLVEMAEQAAFYFRPPAAYDPQATAKFWGPEAPQRYAVLIKRIGAQEAFDPESLEGLYRGLASEMELKLVDLAQLTRIAITGKTASPPVFQVAALLGKAETIARLKAALAAVEPAKPPLGPKR; the protein is encoded by the coding sequence ATGTTTGACACGGTCAGAGTCCGCTTTGCTCCCAGCCCCACGGGCTCCTTCCACGTGGGCGGCGCGCGCACCGCGCTCTTCAACTGGGCCTTTGCGCGGCACCACAAGGGTGTCTTCATCCTCCGCATCGAGGACACCGACCGGTCGCGCTCGACCGAGGAGCACATCGTCCAGATCCTCGACGTCCTTCGCTGGCTCGGGCTCGACTGGGACGAGGGCCCTCCCGCGTCCGGCTATCGCCAGACCGAGCGCTTCGAGATCTACCGCGCGCACGGCGAGCGATTGCTCCTCGACGGGCGGGCGTACCGCTGCCGCTGCACGCCGGAGATTCTCGACGCGCTCCGCGCCGCCGCCAAGGCCCGCAAGGAGCAGTTCCGGTATCCGGGCACGTGCCGCGAGGCCGGCGTGCCGGCCTCCGAGCCGCACGCACTGAGACTCAAGATGCCGCTCGGCGGACAGACGGTGGTCGAGGACGCCATCCTCGGCACCGTCACGTTCGCCAACGACACGCTGGACGACTGGATCCTGGTGCGGACGGATGGCACGCCCACCTACAACTTCTGCGTGGTCGTGGACGACGTGACCATGAAGATCACCCACGTCATCCGCGGCAACGACCACCTGAACAACACGCCCAAGCAGATCGCCTGCTACGCGGCGCTGGGCTACGCGACACCGGTCTTCGCCCACATCCCGATGATCCTGGCGCCGGATCGGAGCAAGATGTCCAAGCGGCACGGTGCCACGACGATCGAGGAGTTCAGAGACCAAGGCATTCTCCCGGAGGCGCTGGTCAACTACCTGGCGAGGCTCGGGTGGTCCCACGGCGACCAGGAGATCTTCTCGCGCGAGCAGATCGTCGAGCACTTCGCGCTGGCCCAGGTGGGCAAGGCGGGCGCCGTCTTCGACCGGGAGAAGCTCCTGTGGGTCTCCCACGAGTGGATCATGGCGGCCGCGCCCGAGTGCCTCGCCGGGGCCCTTGCGCCATTCTTCGCCCGCGCGCTGGGCGCAGCCCCTGTCGACCCGGCGCGACTCGCGGCGATCGCCGCGAGCCTCAAGGAGCGGTCCCGCACCCTCGTCGAGATGGCGGAGCAGGCGGCCTTCTACTTCAGGCCGCCCGCGGCCTATGACCCCCAGGCGACGGCGAAGTTCTGGGGGCCCGAGGCGCCCCAGCGGTACGCCGTGCTGATCAAGCGCATCGGGGCCCAAGAGGCGTTCGACCCGGAGAGCCTTGAGGGCCTGTACCGGGGATTAGCATCCGAGATGGAACTCAAGCTCGTGGATCTGGCTCAACTCACGCGCATCGCGATCACCGGCAAGACCGCGAGCCCGCCGGTCTTCCAGGTGGCCGCGCTCCTCGGCAAGGCCGAGACGATCGCGCGCCTCAAGGCGGCCCTGGCCGCGGTGGAGCCTGCCAAGCCCCCGCTAGGACCCAAACGATGA
- a CDS encoding HigA family addiction module antitoxin, with protein MMRELTRRREPTTPGEILREEFLIPLSMTQKQLADHLGCDVKVINRIVNGRSSVTAEMALKLGATFRISPEFWLNAQKAVDLFQAARHLSNLPKPVLRAG; from the coding sequence ATGATGAGAGAGTTGACTCGGCGCAGAGAGCCCACCACCCCGGGCGAGATCCTTCGCGAGGAATTCTTGATTCCCCTTAGCATGACTCAAAAGCAACTGGCAGATCACCTCGGTTGCGATGTCAAGGTCATCAACCGCATCGTCAATGGCCGCAGCTCCGTGACCGCCGAAATGGCCTTGAAACTGGGCGCCACGTTTCGGATCTCGCCCGAGTTTTGGCTCAACGCCCAGAAGGCCGTCGACCTTTTTCAGGCGGCGAGGCACCTGTCCAACCTGCCGAAGCCAGTGCTTCGCGCAGGCTGA
- a CDS encoding type II toxin-antitoxin system RelE/ParE family toxin — translation MAIHSFASPAVARFFREGRLLKGVGWANGAKVAARKLDMLDYAAVLTDLASPPGNRIEALKGNLRGFHSIRINNQWRVVFRWTDSGSAEVDIRDYH, via the coding sequence ATGGCGATCCACAGCTTCGCCAGCCCGGCCGTCGCGCGATTCTTCCGGGAGGGGCGGCTCTTGAAGGGTGTCGGCTGGGCGAACGGTGCGAAGGTCGCCGCCAGGAAGCTCGACATGCTCGACTACGCTGCGGTGCTCACGGATCTGGCGTCGCCGCCGGGCAATCGAATCGAGGCGCTCAAGGGGAACCTGAGAGGGTTCCACAGCATCCGCATCAACAACCAATGGCGAGTCGTCTTCCGCTGGACGGATTCCGGTTCCGCCGAGGTCGACATCCGCGACTACCACTGA
- a CDS encoding MBL fold metallo-hydrolase, with protein MKIACAGAVLALALAATPAVAQNVKITPLGSHDGELCAMDRATLFEDPTGVRLLYDVGHTLTGSDDPRLGAIHMVLLSHAHGDHIGDRKLKAPGAGTCAAVESVPAGPNSMTAEIAAAKQSAIVMTNDMGIFIGTKIQKITGGKPLTVCPQTAGATNVPVATSCRSNTHLGGAFSARVAGASQGVDITIVYASHANNVPLTLLSDTQRANHEPDGTSLVLGPPTGFVVKFSNGLSAYLSGDTGIHTEMKTVVNEYHKANLALLNLGPTAGTVTSQAYAMNELVRPSSVILSHPNEAVTEGGKLRPASRAAALIKQLKGVAPHLAISGRTMEFDGSGKCVVGC; from the coding sequence ATGAAGATCGCATGTGCTGGTGCAGTGCTCGCACTCGCTCTGGCTGCAACTCCGGCCGTGGCTCAGAACGTGAAGATCACGCCGCTCGGTTCGCACGACGGTGAGCTGTGCGCGATGGACCGCGCCACGCTGTTCGAGGACCCCACCGGCGTCCGGTTGCTGTACGACGTGGGCCACACCCTCACCGGCAGCGACGATCCGCGACTGGGCGCTATCCATATGGTGCTGTTGAGCCACGCGCATGGCGACCACATCGGCGACCGCAAGCTCAAGGCGCCGGGCGCGGGCACGTGCGCCGCGGTGGAGTCGGTGCCGGCCGGCCCGAACTCCATGACCGCGGAAATCGCGGCGGCGAAGCAGTCGGCGATCGTGATGACGAACGATATGGGTATTTTCATCGGCACGAAAATCCAGAAAATCACCGGCGGCAAGCCGCTCACCGTCTGCCCGCAAACCGCGGGTGCGACCAACGTCCCGGTCGCGACGTCGTGCCGCTCGAATACGCATCTCGGAGGCGCATTCAGCGCGAGGGTAGCCGGCGCATCGCAAGGCGTGGACATCACCATCGTTTACGCGTCGCACGCCAACAACGTGCCGCTCACCCTGCTGTCGGACACGCAGCGCGCGAACCACGAGCCCGACGGCACGAGCCTGGTCCTCGGACCGCCGACCGGCTTCGTCGTCAAATTCAGCAACGGACTCTCCGCGTATCTGTCGGGCGATACCGGCATCCATACCGAGATGAAAACGGTCGTGAATGAATATCACAAGGCGAATCTTGCGCTGCTGAATCTCGGGCCGACCGCGGGGACCGTGACCTCGCAAGCCTACGCGATGAACGAGCTCGTCCGGCCCTCGTCGGTGATCCTCTCGCATCCGAACGAGGCCGTGACCGAAGGCGGCAAGCTCCGGCCCGCTTCGCGCGCGGCCGCACTCATCAAGCAGTTGAAAGGCGTCGCGCCGCACCTCGCCATCAGCGGCCGCACGATGGAGTTCGACGGTTCGGGCAAGTGCGTCGTGGGGTGCTGA